Proteins from a genomic interval of Crassostrea angulata isolate pt1a10 chromosome 7, ASM2561291v2, whole genome shotgun sequence:
- the LOC128192917 gene encoding uncharacterized protein LOC128192917 isoform X1, with protein MKDPQVDPKSPTSLQARPTSENKLSEVAGQNNLDKGSEINDLSKGDNLKTIPVKVEKTEVQPKNMEKKEEVKKAAPSPVKGDNITEKKEVKEVDLTVEFAKMSMNGGVNGGLVDRQDKLSDTEKELNTMTSNLSISDDSVKLNGEVKSRGPSGGVARVPHSQQHSYKSLNYFASCPVNDGFKGSGKRTMDHDEYSYQKYGKPVPDFFPANSGLNNELQNNMDINAFQMTYSVDKMSAGKFMKPVSQTSYESQQVFNPDQFLDSLGQQESSPGYGNGDFMGADQMFGDFTHTSVPNGMYGHGGMPMMAGQNDCMNANFNNNDLNNQMNNAFSPDQSFSERQTEKPDYSETESDMEKSPYSFTSNSPASQMSLNSPPPSVDSGYGGYAVPSPQSDIKSPQSHTGTSPPSNAQSPMPAPQTEIDNTSEYIDKNMDKLHDVLEILAKDLKDKEHSKPQYPTQSIPQENFNPKSTVQSSASSSYAPQQGKPMVSATNMPQTSMAVSQQKMSMNLQRHIPTSAMAPQQSMPNMYVGSRPQQAPPMVSGQQVRMQPNYIPPPQQVNNSCVSPGTPTSNQVIILPPNTMSQSILSPTSGMMNGHGIVTSPTQAVMKTTVTSTNQPIATTNSFVIVNNANGGAPITSVPVPIPAGGTSQQPNTIIIVAPQQPITAPKQEKVKLREIRPKIPGNDKSGTTNGVRPGAKIQPKPQVNPQMIMQRRAMEQKKQNLINVARRMVAEISREQLPFQDEEGDTYLHVAVCKTDPNMVLALLERLMRENLSQMIDVENKHRQTPLYLAVVANQPQMVSMFVQRNANPNSMAQVVSQDGKSMEVKAPIHVASSNGVDFLNTLNELLKSQDLSLNIANSEGHTALHCAILAHGRPQRNGNGYVNSLPIIEALIKAGADPNSQDKKSGKTPLMYAIEKKDYSLVESVLRLFEPSKLKNIVKSATFDGSSCIKIAEGLKNDFQPETWKKLWSLLNSACNGQIPASLQVF; from the exons ATGAAGGATCCTCAAGTTGATCCGAAAAGCCCAACAAGCTTGCAGGCTCGACCAACGAGCGAAAACAAACTGTCAGAAG TGGCTGGACAAAATAATCTGGACAAGGGATCAGAGATCAATGATTTGTCTAAGGGAGATAATCTGAAGACCATCCCTGTAAAGGTGGAAAAAACAGAAGTACAGCCTAAGAACATGGAGAAGAAAGAGGAAGTGAAGAAGGCGGCTCCTTCCCCAGTGAAGGGAGACAACATCACAGAGAAAAAAGAAGTCAAAGAGGTGGATCTAACAGTCGAGTTTGCCAAAATGTCGATGAATGGGGGCGTGAATGGGGGGCTTGTGGACAGACAGGACAAGCTCAGTGATACTGAGAAGGAGCTAAACACGATGACCAGTAACCTGTCCATCAGCGACGATAGCGTTAAACTGAACGGGGAGGTCAAGTCTCGGGGACCCAGTGGAGGAGTTGCCAGGGTACCTCACTCCCAGCAGCACTCCTACAAGTCTCTCAACTACTTTGCCAGCTGCCCAGTTAATGATGGGTTTAAAGGATCCGGAAAACGCACAATGGACCATGATgagtattcatatcaaaagtaCGGGAAACCTGTGCCTGATTTTTTCCCTGCTAATTCTGGCTTAAACAACGAGCTTCAAAACAATATGGACATCAATGCCTTTCAGATGACCTACTCTGTGGACAAAATGTCTGCTGGAAAATTCATGAAGCCCGTGTCTCAGACAAGCTATGAGAGCCAGCAAGTCTTCAACCCTGACCAGTTCTTGGATTCTCTGGGTCAACAAGAGAGCTCCCCTGGCTATGGAAATGGGGACTTCATGGGTGCAGACCAAATGTTTGGGGACTTTACCCACACCTCAGTGCCAAACGGGATGTACGGTCATGGGGGAATGCCCATGATGGCTGGACAGAATGACTGCATGAACGCCAACTTCAACAACAATGATCTGAACAACCAGATGAACAATGCCTTCTCACCAGATCAGAGTTTTTCTGAGAGGCAGACAGAGAAGCCAGATTACAGTGAAACAGAGTCTGACATGGAGAAGAGCCCTTACTCCTTTACTTCAAACTCGCCCGCCAGCCAGATGTCACTGAACTCTCCCCCTCCGTCTGTGGATAGTGGATACGGAGGATATGCTGTTCCCAGCCCACAGTCTGACATCAAATCTCCACAGTCGCACACCGGAACCTCCCCTCCAAGTAACGCTCAAAGCCCAATGCCGGCACCTCAGACAGAGATAGATAACACTTCAGAATACATCGACAAAAACATGGACAAGTTGCATGATGTTTTGGAAATTCTAGCTAAAGATTTGAAAGACAAAGAACACTCCAAGCCACAGTATCCAACCCAGTCCATTCCACAAGAAAATTTCAACCCCAAATCTACTGTTCAGAGCTCCGCCTCTAGCTCTTATGCACCTCAACAGGGAAAGCCGATGGTATCGGCTACAAACATGCCTCAGACTTCAATGGCCGTCTCTCAACAGAAGATGTCAATGAATCTGCAGCGTCATATCCCCACATCCGCCATGGCTCCACAACAGAGCATGCCAAACATGTATGTGGGGTCTCGGCCCCAGCAAGCTCCCCCCATGGTCAGTGGTCAACAAGTCAGGATGCAGCCCAACTATATTCCCCCACCGCAGCAGGTCAACAATTCCTGTGTCTCCCCCGGCACCCCCACAAGTAATCAGGTCATTATCCTGCCCCCCAACACCATGAGTCAGTCAATTCTGAGCCCCACATCAGGCATGATGAATGGCCATGGCATAGTTACTTCCCCTACCCAAGCGGTCATGAAGACAACTGTAACAAGTACTAATCAGCCAATTGCTACCACCAACTCCTTTGTAATCGTTAACAATGCAAACGGTGGAGCCCCGATCACATCTGTGCCAGTTCCAATCCCAGCAGGGGGAACCAGTCAACAGCCAAACACAATCATCATTGTGGCACCCCAGCAACCAATCACCGCTCCCAAACAGGAGAAGGTCAAGCTGCGAGAGATTCGACCCAAGATCCCCGGTAACGATAAGTCCGGAACCACCAATGGTGTTAGACCAGGAGCAAAAATTCAGCCCAAGCCCCAGGTCAATCCACAGATGATTATGCAGAGGAGAG CCATGGAGCAAAAGAAACAAAACTTGATCAACGTAGCAAGAAGAATGGTGGCCGAGATTTCCCGGGAACAGCTTCCGTTTCAGGATGAGGAGGGTGATAC CTACCTCCATGTTGCAGTCTGTAAAACCGATCCAAACATGGTGCTCGCCCTGTTGGAGCGACTGATGCGTGAGAATCTTTCACAGATGATTGATGTGGAAAACAAGCATAGACAG ACTCCATTGTACTTGGCCGTGGTTGCAAACCAGCCTCAGATGGTCTCCATGTTTGTCCAGAGAAATGCCAACCCTAACAGCATGGCCCAG GTTGTGTCCCAGGATGGCAAGTCAATGGAAGTGAAGGCTCCAATTCATGTGGCATCCTCTAATGGTGTCGACTTTCTGAACACCTTAAATGAACTTCTCAAATCTCAGGACCTCTCTCTTAACATTGCAAACTCTGAAG gaCACACTGCCCTACATTGTGCTATTCTAGCCCATGGCAGGCCCCAGAGAAACGGAAACGGATATGTGAACAGTCTGCCAATTATTGAGGCCTTGATCAAAGCTGGGGCTGACCCCAACTCCCAA GATAAGAAGAGTGGAAAAACACCACTCATGTATGCCATCGAGAAAAAAGACTACAGCCTTGTGGAGTCAGTGCTAAGATTGTTCGAACCCTCCAAGCTTAAAAACATTGTCAAATCTGCCACATTCGATGGAAGTTCATGCATTAAAATCGCCGAAGGACTTAAAAACGATTTTCAACCGGAAACATGGAAGAAATTGTGGAGTTTGTTGAACAGTGCTTGCAATGGTCAGATCCCAGCGAGCCTGCAAGTGTTCTGA
- the LOC128192917 gene encoding uncharacterized protein LOC128192917 isoform X3: protein MAGQNNLDKGSEINDLSKGDNLKTIPVKVEKTEVQPKNMEKKEEVKKAAPSPVKGDNITEKKEVKEVDLTVEFAKMSMNGGVNGGLVDRQDKLSDTEKELNTMTSNLSISDDSVKLNGEVKSRGPSGGVARVPHSQQHSYKSLNYFASCPVNDGFKGSGKRTMDHDEYSYQKYGKPVPDFFPANSGLNNELQNNMDINAFQMTYSVDKMSAGKFMKPVSQTSYESQQVFNPDQFLDSLGQQESSPGYGNGDFMGADQMFGDFTHTSVPNGMYGHGGMPMMAGQNDCMNANFNNNDLNNQMNNAFSPDQSFSERQTEKPDYSETESDMEKSPYSFTSNSPASQMSLNSPPPSVDSGYGGYAVPSPQSDIKSPQSHTGTSPPSNAQSPMPAPQTEIDNTSEYIDKNMDKLHDVLEILAKDLKDKEHSKPQYPTQSIPQENFNPKSTVQSSASSSYAPQQGKPMVSATNMPQTSMAVSQQKMSMNLQRHIPTSAMAPQQSMPNMYVGSRPQQAPPMVSGQQVRMQPNYIPPPQQVNNSCVSPGTPTSNQVIILPPNTMSQSILSPTSGMMNGHGIVTSPTQAVMKTTVTSTNQPIATTNSFVIVNNANGGAPITSVPVPIPAGGTSQQPNTIIIVAPQQPITAPKQEKVKLREIRPKIPGNDKSGTTNGVRPGAKIQPKPQVNPQMIMQRRAMEQKKQNLINVARRMVAEISREQLPFQDEEGDTYLHVAVCKTDPNMVLALLERLMRENLSQMIDVENKHRQTPLYLAVVANQPQMVSMFVQRNANPNSMAQVVSQDGKSMEVKAPIHVASSNGVDFLNTLNELLKSQDLSLNIANSEGHTALHCAILAHGRPQRNGNGYVNSLPIIEALIKAGADPNSQDKKSGKTPLMYAIEKKDYSLVESVLRLFEPSKLKNIVKSATFDGSSCIKIAEGLKNDFQPETWKKLWSLLNSACNGQIPASLQVF, encoded by the exons A TGGCTGGACAAAATAATCTGGACAAGGGATCAGAGATCAATGATTTGTCTAAGGGAGATAATCTGAAGACCATCCCTGTAAAGGTGGAAAAAACAGAAGTACAGCCTAAGAACATGGAGAAGAAAGAGGAAGTGAAGAAGGCGGCTCCTTCCCCAGTGAAGGGAGACAACATCACAGAGAAAAAAGAAGTCAAAGAGGTGGATCTAACAGTCGAGTTTGCCAAAATGTCGATGAATGGGGGCGTGAATGGGGGGCTTGTGGACAGACAGGACAAGCTCAGTGATACTGAGAAGGAGCTAAACACGATGACCAGTAACCTGTCCATCAGCGACGATAGCGTTAAACTGAACGGGGAGGTCAAGTCTCGGGGACCCAGTGGAGGAGTTGCCAGGGTACCTCACTCCCAGCAGCACTCCTACAAGTCTCTCAACTACTTTGCCAGCTGCCCAGTTAATGATGGGTTTAAAGGATCCGGAAAACGCACAATGGACCATGATgagtattcatatcaaaagtaCGGGAAACCTGTGCCTGATTTTTTCCCTGCTAATTCTGGCTTAAACAACGAGCTTCAAAACAATATGGACATCAATGCCTTTCAGATGACCTACTCTGTGGACAAAATGTCTGCTGGAAAATTCATGAAGCCCGTGTCTCAGACAAGCTATGAGAGCCAGCAAGTCTTCAACCCTGACCAGTTCTTGGATTCTCTGGGTCAACAAGAGAGCTCCCCTGGCTATGGAAATGGGGACTTCATGGGTGCAGACCAAATGTTTGGGGACTTTACCCACACCTCAGTGCCAAACGGGATGTACGGTCATGGGGGAATGCCCATGATGGCTGGACAGAATGACTGCATGAACGCCAACTTCAACAACAATGATCTGAACAACCAGATGAACAATGCCTTCTCACCAGATCAGAGTTTTTCTGAGAGGCAGACAGAGAAGCCAGATTACAGTGAAACAGAGTCTGACATGGAGAAGAGCCCTTACTCCTTTACTTCAAACTCGCCCGCCAGCCAGATGTCACTGAACTCTCCCCCTCCGTCTGTGGATAGTGGATACGGAGGATATGCTGTTCCCAGCCCACAGTCTGACATCAAATCTCCACAGTCGCACACCGGAACCTCCCCTCCAAGTAACGCTCAAAGCCCAATGCCGGCACCTCAGACAGAGATAGATAACACTTCAGAATACATCGACAAAAACATGGACAAGTTGCATGATGTTTTGGAAATTCTAGCTAAAGATTTGAAAGACAAAGAACACTCCAAGCCACAGTATCCAACCCAGTCCATTCCACAAGAAAATTTCAACCCCAAATCTACTGTTCAGAGCTCCGCCTCTAGCTCTTATGCACCTCAACAGGGAAAGCCGATGGTATCGGCTACAAACATGCCTCAGACTTCAATGGCCGTCTCTCAACAGAAGATGTCAATGAATCTGCAGCGTCATATCCCCACATCCGCCATGGCTCCACAACAGAGCATGCCAAACATGTATGTGGGGTCTCGGCCCCAGCAAGCTCCCCCCATGGTCAGTGGTCAACAAGTCAGGATGCAGCCCAACTATATTCCCCCACCGCAGCAGGTCAACAATTCCTGTGTCTCCCCCGGCACCCCCACAAGTAATCAGGTCATTATCCTGCCCCCCAACACCATGAGTCAGTCAATTCTGAGCCCCACATCAGGCATGATGAATGGCCATGGCATAGTTACTTCCCCTACCCAAGCGGTCATGAAGACAACTGTAACAAGTACTAATCAGCCAATTGCTACCACCAACTCCTTTGTAATCGTTAACAATGCAAACGGTGGAGCCCCGATCACATCTGTGCCAGTTCCAATCCCAGCAGGGGGAACCAGTCAACAGCCAAACACAATCATCATTGTGGCACCCCAGCAACCAATCACCGCTCCCAAACAGGAGAAGGTCAAGCTGCGAGAGATTCGACCCAAGATCCCCGGTAACGATAAGTCCGGAACCACCAATGGTGTTAGACCAGGAGCAAAAATTCAGCCCAAGCCCCAGGTCAATCCACAGATGATTATGCAGAGGAGAG CCATGGAGCAAAAGAAACAAAACTTGATCAACGTAGCAAGAAGAATGGTGGCCGAGATTTCCCGGGAACAGCTTCCGTTTCAGGATGAGGAGGGTGATAC CTACCTCCATGTTGCAGTCTGTAAAACCGATCCAAACATGGTGCTCGCCCTGTTGGAGCGACTGATGCGTGAGAATCTTTCACAGATGATTGATGTGGAAAACAAGCATAGACAG ACTCCATTGTACTTGGCCGTGGTTGCAAACCAGCCTCAGATGGTCTCCATGTTTGTCCAGAGAAATGCCAACCCTAACAGCATGGCCCAG GTTGTGTCCCAGGATGGCAAGTCAATGGAAGTGAAGGCTCCAATTCATGTGGCATCCTCTAATGGTGTCGACTTTCTGAACACCTTAAATGAACTTCTCAAATCTCAGGACCTCTCTCTTAACATTGCAAACTCTGAAG gaCACACTGCCCTACATTGTGCTATTCTAGCCCATGGCAGGCCCCAGAGAAACGGAAACGGATATGTGAACAGTCTGCCAATTATTGAGGCCTTGATCAAAGCTGGGGCTGACCCCAACTCCCAA GATAAGAAGAGTGGAAAAACACCACTCATGTATGCCATCGAGAAAAAAGACTACAGCCTTGTGGAGTCAGTGCTAAGATTGTTCGAACCCTCCAAGCTTAAAAACATTGTCAAATCTGCCACATTCGATGGAAGTTCATGCATTAAAATCGCCGAAGGACTTAAAAACGATTTTCAACCGGAAACATGGAAGAAATTGTGGAGTTTGTTGAACAGTGCTTGCAATGGTCAGATCCCAGCGAGCCTGCAAGTGTTCTGA
- the LOC128192917 gene encoding uncharacterized protein LOC128192917 isoform X2 — protein MQLCNVSAGLSESRVSENVAGQNNLDKGSEINDLSKGDNLKTIPVKVEKTEVQPKNMEKKEEVKKAAPSPVKGDNITEKKEVKEVDLTVEFAKMSMNGGVNGGLVDRQDKLSDTEKELNTMTSNLSISDDSVKLNGEVKSRGPSGGVARVPHSQQHSYKSLNYFASCPVNDGFKGSGKRTMDHDEYSYQKYGKPVPDFFPANSGLNNELQNNMDINAFQMTYSVDKMSAGKFMKPVSQTSYESQQVFNPDQFLDSLGQQESSPGYGNGDFMGADQMFGDFTHTSVPNGMYGHGGMPMMAGQNDCMNANFNNNDLNNQMNNAFSPDQSFSERQTEKPDYSETESDMEKSPYSFTSNSPASQMSLNSPPPSVDSGYGGYAVPSPQSDIKSPQSHTGTSPPSNAQSPMPAPQTEIDNTSEYIDKNMDKLHDVLEILAKDLKDKEHSKPQYPTQSIPQENFNPKSTVQSSASSSYAPQQGKPMVSATNMPQTSMAVSQQKMSMNLQRHIPTSAMAPQQSMPNMYVGSRPQQAPPMVSGQQVRMQPNYIPPPQQVNNSCVSPGTPTSNQVIILPPNTMSQSILSPTSGMMNGHGIVTSPTQAVMKTTVTSTNQPIATTNSFVIVNNANGGAPITSVPVPIPAGGTSQQPNTIIIVAPQQPITAPKQEKVKLREIRPKIPGNDKSGTTNGVRPGAKIQPKPQVNPQMIMQRRAMEQKKQNLINVARRMVAEISREQLPFQDEEGDTYLHVAVCKTDPNMVLALLERLMRENLSQMIDVENKHRQTPLYLAVVANQPQMVSMFVQRNANPNSMAQVVSQDGKSMEVKAPIHVASSNGVDFLNTLNELLKSQDLSLNIANSEGHTALHCAILAHGRPQRNGNGYVNSLPIIEALIKAGADPNSQDKKSGKTPLMYAIEKKDYSLVESVLRLFEPSKLKNIVKSATFDGSSCIKIAEGLKNDFQPETWKKLWSLLNSACNGQIPASLQVF, from the exons ATGCAGTTGTGTAATGTATCCGCAGGACTGAGTGAATCCAGAGTGTCTGAGAATG TGGCTGGACAAAATAATCTGGACAAGGGATCAGAGATCAATGATTTGTCTAAGGGAGATAATCTGAAGACCATCCCTGTAAAGGTGGAAAAAACAGAAGTACAGCCTAAGAACATGGAGAAGAAAGAGGAAGTGAAGAAGGCGGCTCCTTCCCCAGTGAAGGGAGACAACATCACAGAGAAAAAAGAAGTCAAAGAGGTGGATCTAACAGTCGAGTTTGCCAAAATGTCGATGAATGGGGGCGTGAATGGGGGGCTTGTGGACAGACAGGACAAGCTCAGTGATACTGAGAAGGAGCTAAACACGATGACCAGTAACCTGTCCATCAGCGACGATAGCGTTAAACTGAACGGGGAGGTCAAGTCTCGGGGACCCAGTGGAGGAGTTGCCAGGGTACCTCACTCCCAGCAGCACTCCTACAAGTCTCTCAACTACTTTGCCAGCTGCCCAGTTAATGATGGGTTTAAAGGATCCGGAAAACGCACAATGGACCATGATgagtattcatatcaaaagtaCGGGAAACCTGTGCCTGATTTTTTCCCTGCTAATTCTGGCTTAAACAACGAGCTTCAAAACAATATGGACATCAATGCCTTTCAGATGACCTACTCTGTGGACAAAATGTCTGCTGGAAAATTCATGAAGCCCGTGTCTCAGACAAGCTATGAGAGCCAGCAAGTCTTCAACCCTGACCAGTTCTTGGATTCTCTGGGTCAACAAGAGAGCTCCCCTGGCTATGGAAATGGGGACTTCATGGGTGCAGACCAAATGTTTGGGGACTTTACCCACACCTCAGTGCCAAACGGGATGTACGGTCATGGGGGAATGCCCATGATGGCTGGACAGAATGACTGCATGAACGCCAACTTCAACAACAATGATCTGAACAACCAGATGAACAATGCCTTCTCACCAGATCAGAGTTTTTCTGAGAGGCAGACAGAGAAGCCAGATTACAGTGAAACAGAGTCTGACATGGAGAAGAGCCCTTACTCCTTTACTTCAAACTCGCCCGCCAGCCAGATGTCACTGAACTCTCCCCCTCCGTCTGTGGATAGTGGATACGGAGGATATGCTGTTCCCAGCCCACAGTCTGACATCAAATCTCCACAGTCGCACACCGGAACCTCCCCTCCAAGTAACGCTCAAAGCCCAATGCCGGCACCTCAGACAGAGATAGATAACACTTCAGAATACATCGACAAAAACATGGACAAGTTGCATGATGTTTTGGAAATTCTAGCTAAAGATTTGAAAGACAAAGAACACTCCAAGCCACAGTATCCAACCCAGTCCATTCCACAAGAAAATTTCAACCCCAAATCTACTGTTCAGAGCTCCGCCTCTAGCTCTTATGCACCTCAACAGGGAAAGCCGATGGTATCGGCTACAAACATGCCTCAGACTTCAATGGCCGTCTCTCAACAGAAGATGTCAATGAATCTGCAGCGTCATATCCCCACATCCGCCATGGCTCCACAACAGAGCATGCCAAACATGTATGTGGGGTCTCGGCCCCAGCAAGCTCCCCCCATGGTCAGTGGTCAACAAGTCAGGATGCAGCCCAACTATATTCCCCCACCGCAGCAGGTCAACAATTCCTGTGTCTCCCCCGGCACCCCCACAAGTAATCAGGTCATTATCCTGCCCCCCAACACCATGAGTCAGTCAATTCTGAGCCCCACATCAGGCATGATGAATGGCCATGGCATAGTTACTTCCCCTACCCAAGCGGTCATGAAGACAACTGTAACAAGTACTAATCAGCCAATTGCTACCACCAACTCCTTTGTAATCGTTAACAATGCAAACGGTGGAGCCCCGATCACATCTGTGCCAGTTCCAATCCCAGCAGGGGGAACCAGTCAACAGCCAAACACAATCATCATTGTGGCACCCCAGCAACCAATCACCGCTCCCAAACAGGAGAAGGTCAAGCTGCGAGAGATTCGACCCAAGATCCCCGGTAACGATAAGTCCGGAACCACCAATGGTGTTAGACCAGGAGCAAAAATTCAGCCCAAGCCCCAGGTCAATCCACAGATGATTATGCAGAGGAGAG CCATGGAGCAAAAGAAACAAAACTTGATCAACGTAGCAAGAAGAATGGTGGCCGAGATTTCCCGGGAACAGCTTCCGTTTCAGGATGAGGAGGGTGATAC CTACCTCCATGTTGCAGTCTGTAAAACCGATCCAAACATGGTGCTCGCCCTGTTGGAGCGACTGATGCGTGAGAATCTTTCACAGATGATTGATGTGGAAAACAAGCATAGACAG ACTCCATTGTACTTGGCCGTGGTTGCAAACCAGCCTCAGATGGTCTCCATGTTTGTCCAGAGAAATGCCAACCCTAACAGCATGGCCCAG GTTGTGTCCCAGGATGGCAAGTCAATGGAAGTGAAGGCTCCAATTCATGTGGCATCCTCTAATGGTGTCGACTTTCTGAACACCTTAAATGAACTTCTCAAATCTCAGGACCTCTCTCTTAACATTGCAAACTCTGAAG gaCACACTGCCCTACATTGTGCTATTCTAGCCCATGGCAGGCCCCAGAGAAACGGAAACGGATATGTGAACAGTCTGCCAATTATTGAGGCCTTGATCAAAGCTGGGGCTGACCCCAACTCCCAA GATAAGAAGAGTGGAAAAACACCACTCATGTATGCCATCGAGAAAAAAGACTACAGCCTTGTGGAGTCAGTGCTAAGATTGTTCGAACCCTCCAAGCTTAAAAACATTGTCAAATCTGCCACATTCGATGGAAGTTCATGCATTAAAATCGCCGAAGGACTTAAAAACGATTTTCAACCGGAAACATGGAAGAAATTGTGGAGTTTGTTGAACAGTGCTTGCAATGGTCAGATCCCAGCGAGCCTGCAAGTGTTCTGA